The genome window ATAAATCtgtactgcatttttttttccccctccaagaAAATCCTGGAACACCTGATACTAAAATCTAGTGTCATGAAAGGCAAAGTGAACTTTATTGCCAGGTAGCACCCACAGATGAAGTTGCACATAAATACTGACAAGAAAGCATCAAACTTGTGACCCTACCTTCTGTGTTTCACTGTCCTCAGCATCAGCATCCACTTCCTCTtcatcctgctctgcctcctcagCTGCATCTTCAGGCTCTTCAGGTTCCTCATCCACCTGTACACAAATGTCACAAGCAATTTGCTTTACTTGCTTAGGTTGTTTAACTAGTTGTGCACTAGCAAAATACATGCTATGGAAGTATTCACTATTATTTCCTAACATTTGCCACCAGCTACCTGTTTATCACTAACCCACTCCAGCAAAACAGCCAGCAGAAGTTCCTGCACAGCGTTATGAGAACCTGTATTACTTGTACCCACTTAGGAATTTCTCCATTAGAGAGACAGGGGCCAAAGGCCTGTGTGCCCAGTTTACTCCTGTAGAGCCAGCACTTAATTAAGGACAGGAATATACTTGAGAAGCATAATGAAATAGAATCTCAAGCAACTACAAAGAAGAGCAAGGGAGAGAGAACATGAGTTggataaatttcattttatgcaCGTGAATAAAGCAGCTGTGCTTTTTAAGATGGAGCAACAGTAGGTCAATTATCAGTCCAAGTGGAAGACAAACTAACCTTTGCATCCAGGTCAATGTTTAAACTCAAACGAAGCATCCTTTCTATTCTGTCTCCGTATTCCTTAGTGTCTGGCAACATATATCCTGATCTCAGGGTTGCAGTTTCAAACAATACCACTGCAAGATCTGAAACAGTTTTGTCATCTTCATTTTCCTAACAcggaagaacaccagaaaatcAAGAGACCTGTTAAAGCAGGTTGTATGCAGCCAAGTCAGTCAATGTTTCACTACTGTTATTTATTTACCTTGACTCTCCTCAGCATGTCCTTGATCAGTGGATGCCTGGGGTTTATTTCAAATGTCTTCTTTTGGCTAGCATAGTAACTGAGAAGAGAAATTACAACACTAAGTTTCAAAGTACAGGACCCAATGATATGTTTGAATCTATATACACTGGTTACAGTGACAGTAACGACTGTAATCCCCCCCTCCTTTAATATTGGTGTAACTAAGTTCATCTCTCTTGCCAACAAATGGCAGATACCAAAAGCCACTGATGAGTCTTGCTCACCAGGCAGTTTTACATATTGGGCTTGAAAATAACAATTAAAGGCTCTATTAGAGACTAACTTGGTTGTAAAACGACCTTAAAACACCCAGGATCATCTAAACTAGGTGGAAGCTTGTTATGGGCACACCAAGCAAGGGAGGCTGTCAACTGCATTTCATGTCTGCTGCTACAGAACTGGAAGCTTACTTTGTAGATATATCCTTCCCAGTCTGGTAAGCTTGAGCCTTCATGATCCTTTCCATGTTACCAGACCATCCATACTGACTAGCCACAAGAGCACATGGAGATTGGGTTAAACGCTGAGATAGCACAGCTTTCTCAatctgtagggaaaaaaaaaaaccactaatgTTAGTTCACAGAGCTAACAGCTTAATAAAGTAAATAACTCTGCACTTCCCTGTCAATTCAAGAATCTCTGAAAAATGTCTAAGATGACATTCTAACTCATTATCTTCCCAAATAAAGATGTTATCCATATAAGTTCACCCATGAAGACAGAGAAGCTACTGTCAAGCCTGTGCTCAAATAATCTGCAAGGTATGTTGCAGCAAGTttgacaaataaaaataatcactaCATATAACAATATTTTACCTTGTCTTTGAGAGCTTTGTCTTTCATCCAGTTTAAGAGGGGCTCAAATTCCTTTTCCAAGGCTTCCCGACTCTCTTTAGACTTTTCACTTTCTTCAAACTTAACTCCTTCTTTTGCTACATTCTGAAACCTCTTGCCATCGAATTCTGGCAAAGCCTGAATACAGTATTCATCTACAGGTTCAGTCAGGTAGATCACTTCATAGCCCTTTTTCAGCAGACGCTCAACAAATGGCGAGGACTCAGCCTAGGATGAAAACATTTAAGATGTTAGTTTAATTGCATTTGTAGCAGCAGCTACCAAAACCTGTACAACTATCTGGCAAATACTGGTACCAGAAAAACTGAACTGCAGTAGTAACATAAGCATGGAGTCTCCACACTTACAGTAAATACGCAATTCACAATATCTATGGTACTAAACCTACAAGCTATAACATACTGTactcctttcctctttcttgcACTCTTACACACACCTCCTTTCTGCTGGCACCAGCCATGAAATAGATTTTGTCTTGcttctctttcattctttccacATACTGATCAAGGCTTGTGAGGTTACTTTCATGATGAGAAGACTGGAAGCGCAGAAGTTTAGCGAGCCGGGTACGATTGGAGTGATCCTCAATAACACCAAGCTTCACGTTAGTACCAAACTCTTTCCAGAATGTGTCGTTGTATTTTTCCTCTGCAATTTTCTTGATCATATCAAGAGTTTTGCGAACAAGTTTCTTTCTGATCACCtaagaaaaagcagcaatacTGAGTTACAGCTGCATAAATCTGAGTTTGAATAGCCCTCAATGCAACTTCACTTAAAGACAAATTCCACTTTGTATTCCTGATTTGAAGTAGACAAGTCATCTGGAAACAGCAATTACTGAGTTTCCTTTACATTAATTTCAGAGTCATGTAACAAAATTCATCAAGCTAATTAGGTTTCCTAAACCTTGCTGCTGTTGTGTGCTTACAATGAAGGAATTTAAAACCAATTACCTTACCTTTAACAATTTATGCTGCTGAAGTGTTTCACGGGATACATTCAAAGGAAGATCATCAGAATCCACCTAATTGAGAAACAAAGTTTTAAGTCTATCTGGCAGTATTTGAagctaaaaaataaagtaatatttaTAATACTTACAACACCCTTAACGAAGTTAAGATACTTGGGCATCATGTCATGGAAGTCATCAGTGATGAACACTCTTCGAACATACAGCTGAATTTCAAGAGCAGAGAACACCCAAGTTACTTtagggtatttttttcttttccacagaacCATACCCACACACTTTTCTGTCCTACCTTAATGAAATCGCTTTTCTTGGATCCATATTCATCAAACAGTCCACGTGGAGCAGAATTAGGAACAAACAAGATGGATTTGAAAGTTACTTCCCCTTCAGCAGTGAAGTGGATGTATGCCATTGGGTCATCGTGTTCCTGTGAAGAGAGAACACTTTCAGTTGACATGGGGAAAATACCAGTGAGTTAATACATTTCCAATATTAGCGAATTTGGCAAATAAGTGCAATTATTTTACAACTAATCCAGGTAGCCATGCTTTGCTAGAGAGTCTATCCTGGAGACAAAACTTTAAGTTGCAAGAGCAGAGTTACTCATGTAGAAATAACTTTCCTAAGTAACCTTCCTGGAGACCTCCCaaattttgctgaatttttaCAAGCCAGTCACTAAAAAGTTACCAACAGGACAATAACCAATAGAGTTATCATCACTCCACAATTAAGATACTTTCGAGTAAAACATATCAGTACACTGTACTGATACAAAGACAACACTTCTAGGAAACTCTGTCTCCCTCTTTCTTCCACCACATGCAACAAACACCACAACCCTCAGACTAAATACAAATTTCCCTTTATTATTTAAACACATCAGTAAGCTCCACATGAGCTGCAACATAATATTTCCCAAATGTAGACTAATCAACACTTGGATGGCAAAGTGCTCTGGAAAAAAGATTAATTCCTGACTGAGATGTTCTACCTTCCAGGCTCTCTGCAGTTCCATCTACTGAcaacaattaattaattcttcTGAAATAGCCCATCCTATAAGCACTCAGTTTTATTTACATAGCAAGAGATATTATAGCAAGCCTCTTGCTTTGGAATTATCTTGAGGCCCAGAGCTTACCTTGGAAAAGGTTTTGTAAAAAGCTTTGTATTCATCTTCCTCAACTTCTTTAGATGGTCTCTGCCAGATTGGTTTTATGTCATTCATGAGCTCCCAATCCCAGACAGTCTTTTCAACCTAAGTAAATAAACACAATAGTATAGAAAAGACTCATTCTTTACTTCAGGTTAGGTCAATTAAAGGCACTCCACTGAAGCCAAAACAAAATACCACGTCAAAATCCCAAACATGCTCTCATTTACAAAGTTATGCAATGACCTAGATGTTCTCATTTTAAGTATACACACTAGTGCAACACATGGGAACAAAACTTTAGTCTACAATATAGTGTGTTCCATGTACATTTAACACATTCACTAAGCACCAGTATTTCTGTTCTAATGCTACTCTGGAAAAATCTTCCCAGCAGAGTGTATTAAATTTAAACTTGTCAACAGTCTTAGATTACAGAATTCCACTACCATTTCAAGTTGTTCATGCAAGTACTTATAATTAGCTGTGACCACAGCTTCACAAGGCTACTGCCAATCATCTGCCTGACTTCTACCTAGTCTGTTTCATCAAAATCTTCTCTCCTACCATCTCACTTTAAAAGGATTTGCTTCTTGAAAGCACACACTACTGAAATGCACGTCTGCAGGACTACCTAGGAAAATTACTATCTGACATGAGTTACAGGACCCAAAGGCTAACAAAGCTTACCTTTTTagtttttggtttcttttcttcctcctcttcttcaaCTGCTGCTTCATCatccatttcttcttctttctcctttgcttcctcCTCTTCAATGGGTTCTTCAACAGTCTCTGTCTAAAGAGACAACCACAGGTTGGGGGGGATTTGAACACCTAGACGTCCTACCAGGTATGTTGTAGTATTCTCTCAAACAGTTAAATCTTTCACAGCACTAGGCTGACTTCTGCTATTTGTCTAT of Vidua macroura isolate BioBank_ID:100142 chromosome 5, ASM2450914v1, whole genome shotgun sequence contains these proteins:
- the HSP90B1 gene encoding endoplasmin — its product is MKSVWGLALACVLLLAVSVRADEVDVDGTVEDDLGKSREGSRTDDEVVQREEEAIQLDGLNASQIKEIREKSEKFAFQAEVNRMMKLIINSLYKNKEIFLRELISNASDALDKIRLISLTDENALAGNEELTVKIKCDKEKNMLHVTDTGIGMTKEELVKNLGTIAKSGTSEFLNKMTEMQDDSQSTSELIGQFGVGFYSAFLVADRVIVTSKHNNDTQHIWESDSNEFSVISDPRGNTLGRGTTITLVLKEEASDYLELDTVKNLVKKYSQFINFPIYVWSSKTETVEEPIEEEEAKEKEEEMDDEAAVEEEEEEKKPKTKKVEKTVWDWELMNDIKPIWQRPSKEVEEDEYKAFYKTFSKEHDDPMAYIHFTAEGEVTFKSILFVPNSAPRGLFDEYGSKKSDFIKLYVRRVFITDDFHDMMPKYLNFVKGVVDSDDLPLNVSRETLQQHKLLKVIRKKLVRKTLDMIKKIAEEKYNDTFWKEFGTNVKLGVIEDHSNRTRLAKLLRFQSSHHESNLTSLDQYVERMKEKQDKIYFMAGASRKEAESSPFVERLLKKGYEVIYLTEPVDEYCIQALPEFDGKRFQNVAKEGVKFEESEKSKESREALEKEFEPLLNWMKDKALKDKIEKAVLSQRLTQSPCALVASQYGWSGNMERIMKAQAYQTGKDISTNYYASQKKTFEINPRHPLIKDMLRRVKENEDDKTVSDLAVVLFETATLRSGYMLPDTKEYGDRIERMLRLSLNIDLDAKVDEEPEEPEDAAEEAEQDEEEVDADAEDSETQKESTDVKDEL